In Candidatus Sodalis pierantonius str. SOPE, one DNA window encodes the following:
- the proW gene encoding glycine betaine/L-proline ABC transporter permease ProW translates to MSNTTTDPWAATNAAPAHQTAGQQATGQAADPWSSTAAQQSADWLNIAPADAPAHFNVLDPFHQTLIPLDRWVTEGIDWVVLHFRPLFQGIRVPVDFILSGFQHLLLGLPAPVAMIIFALIAWQMSTLGMGVATLVSLIIIGAWSQAMVTLALVLTSLLFCIVLGLPLGIWLARSNGAAKIIRPLLDAMQTTPAFVYLVPIVMLFGIGNVPGVVVTIIFALPPIVRLTILGIKQVPGDLVEAAESFGASPRQMLFKVQLPLALPTIMAGINQTLMLALSMVVIASMIAVGGLGQMVLRGIGRLDMGLATVGGVGIVILAIILDRLTQSLGRDSRSRGNRLWYSNGPLGLITRPFRKQA, encoded by the coding sequence ATGAGTAACACCACAACCGATCCGTGGGCGGCGACCAACGCAGCGCCCGCTCATCAGACCGCCGGCCAGCAAGCCACAGGCCAGGCCGCCGATCCCTGGAGCAGCACCGCGGCGCAGCAAAGCGCTGACTGGCTCAACATTGCTCCGGCCGACGCGCCCGCGCATTTCAATGTGCTTGATCCCTTTCATCAAACGCTTATCCCCCTCGATCGCTGGGTCACCGAAGGCATTGATTGGGTAGTATTGCATTTTCGTCCGCTGTTCCAGGGCATCCGCGTCCCGGTGGACTTCATCCTAAGCGGCTTTCAACATCTGCTGCTGGGCCTGCCGGCCCCCGTGGCGATGATCATTTTCGCGCTGATAGCCTGGCAAATGTCGACGCTCGGCATGGGCGTGGCCACGTTGGTGTCGCTTATTATCATCGGCGCCTGGTCGCAGGCGATGGTGACGCTGGCGTTGGTGCTCACTTCGCTATTGTTCTGCATCGTACTCGGGCTACCGCTGGGTATTTGGCTGGCGCGCAGCAATGGTGCGGCAAAGATTATCCGCCCGCTGCTGGATGCGATGCAGACGACGCCGGCGTTCGTCTATCTGGTGCCGATCGTCATGCTGTTCGGTATCGGTAATGTGCCAGGGGTGGTGGTCACGATTATCTTCGCCCTGCCGCCGATAGTGCGGCTGACCATCCTCGGCATCAAACAGGTGCCGGGGGATTTGGTGGAAGCCGCGGAGTCATTCGGCGCCAGTCCGCGCCAAATGTTGTTCAAAGTGCAATTGCCGCTGGCGCTGCCGACTATCATGGCGGGGATTAATCAGACGTTGATGCTGGCGCTGTCGATGGTGGTCATCGCCTCGATGATCGCGGTCGGCGGTCTGGGACAGATGGTGCTGCGCGGCATTGGCCGGCTCGACATGGGCTTGGCCACCGTCGGCGGCGTCGGTATTGTGATCCTAGCGATTATCCTCGATCGTCTGACGCAGTCGTTGGGCCGCGACAGCCGCAGCCGCGGCAACCGCCTCTGGTACAGCAACGGCCCGCTGGGACTGATAACCCGTCCGTTTCGCAAGCAGGCATAA
- a CDS encoding IS5 family transposase, whose translation MAKQKFKITNWPAYNNALRQRGDLTVWLDESAIAAWTESTPPEHRGRPLHYTDMAITTVLMIKRVFNLSLRALQDFVDSIFKLMGLSLRCPDYSLVSRRAKTVDISIKTPTRGEISHLVIDGTGLKVFGEGEWKVRQHGAERRKVWRKLHLAVDSVTHEIICADLSLSGTTDAQALPGLINQTHRKIREASADSAYDTRYCHDALLRKKIKPLIPPRSGAQYWPARYHERNHAVANQHLSGNNDTWKKKVGYHRRSLAETAMFRFKTLLGGHLSLHDYDAQVGEAMAMVKALNRITLLGMPNSVRIM comes from the coding sequence ATGGCAAAGCAAAAGTTTAAAATTACCAACTGGCCCGCATATAACAATGCGCTCAGGCAGCGGGGGGACCTGACAGTATGGCTTGATGAGTCAGCCATTGCTGCATGGACTGAGAGTACACCACCTGAACATCGTGGCCGGCCGCTTCACTACACCGATATGGCCATTACCACGGTTCTGATGATAAAGCGCGTGTTTAATCTTTCGCTCCGGGCGTTACAGGATTTCGTTGACTCGATTTTTAAACTGATGGGGCTGTCGCTGCGCTGCCCAGATTACTCTCTGGTCAGCCGGCGAGCAAAAACCGTCGACATCAGCATAAAAACGCCAACCCGCGGCGAAATCTCACACCTGGTCATCGATGGCACCGGCCTGAAAGTCTTCGGCGAAGGCGAATGGAAAGTCAGGCAGCATGGGGCTGAGAGGCGCAAAGTATGGCGCAAGCTTCATCTGGCAGTAGATAGCGTGACACATGAAATTATCTGTGCCGATTTATCGCTAAGCGGTACGACAGATGCGCAGGCGCTGCCCGGGCTGATTAACCAAACCCACCGGAAAATCAGGGAAGCGTCGGCTGACAGTGCTTACGATACGCGTTACTGTCATGATGCTCTGCTGAGGAAAAAAATAAAGCCGCTTATCCCACCGCGAAGTGGTGCGCAATATTGGCCAGCTCGATACCATGAGCGTAACCATGCGGTGGCAAATCAGCATCTGAGCGGCAATAACGATACCTGGAAAAAGAAAGTAGGTTATCACCGGCGTTCACTGGCTGAAACGGCCATGTTCCGGTTTAAAACACTTCTGGGTGGTCATCTGAGTCTGCATGACTATGACGCGCAGGTAGGTGAGGCAATGGCAATGGTTAAAGCACTTAACCGGATCACACTGTTAGGAATGCCAAACAGCGTCCGCATCATGTAA
- the nrdF gene encoding class 1b ribonucleoside-diphosphate reductase subunit beta, translated as MILESAPSRVQAVNWNRIQDDKDLEVWNRLIANFWLPEKLPLSNDVPSWNALSAQEQQLTIRVFTGLTLLDTVQNTFSAPALMVDALAPHEEAVFSNICFMEAVHARSYSSIFSTLCSMADVDAAYRWSEENAALQNKAAIILRHYQDNDPLEKKVACVFLESFLFYSGFYLPMYYSSRGKLTNTADLIRLIIRDEAVHGYYIGYKFQRGLAAATPERREAVKLFAYDLLQDLYENELAYSAALYDDAGWTEDVTAFLHYNANKALMNLGYEALFPASMTAVNPAILSALSPNADENHDFFSGSSYVMGRAVNTEDEDWAF; from the coding sequence ATGATCCTCGAATCCGCGCCTTCGCGCGTCCAGGCGGTAAACTGGAACCGTATCCAGGATGACAAAGATCTGGAAGTCTGGAACCGTTTGATCGCCAATTTCTGGCTACCGGAAAAACTGCCGCTGTCCAATGACGTCCCGTCATGGAACGCCTTATCCGCCCAGGAGCAACAGCTGACGATCCGGGTATTTACCGGCCTAACGCTGCTGGATACGGTGCAAAATACCTTCAGCGCGCCGGCGTTGATGGTCGACGCTCTGGCCCCCCATGAGGAGGCGGTATTTTCCAATATCTGCTTTATGGAAGCGGTACACGCCCGTTCGTACAGCTCGATATTCTCCACCCTCTGTTCCATGGCGGATGTGGACGCCGCTTATCGCTGGAGCGAAGAGAATGCTGCTCTGCAAAATAAAGCGGCTATTATCCTACGCCATTATCAGGATAATGATCCGCTAGAGAAAAAAGTGGCCTGCGTTTTTCTCGAATCATTCTTATTTTATTCCGGCTTCTATTTGCCAATGTATTATTCCAGCCGCGGCAAGCTGACCAATACCGCAGATTTGATTCGCCTTATTATTCGCGATGAAGCGGTGCACGGCTATTATATCGGTTATAAATTCCAGCGCGGTCTGGCGGCGGCCACCCCGGAGCGGCGCGAGGCGGTCAAGCTGTTCGCCTATGATCTGTTGCAGGATCTCTATGAGAATGAGCTGGCCTACAGCGCCGCGCTGTATGATGACGCCGGTTGGACCGAGGACGTCACCGCTTTTCTGCACTATAACGCCAATAAGGCATTGATGAATCTCGGTTATGAGGCACTGTTTCCGGCCTCGATGACCGCCGTCAATCCCGCCATTCTTTCGGCCCTGTCGCCAAACGCGGATGAGAATCATGACTTCTTCTCCGGCTCCTCCTATGTGATGGGGCGCGCGGTCAATACGGAAGACGAGGATTGGGCCTTCTAA